One window from the genome of Prochlorococcus marinus CUG1438 encodes:
- a CDS encoding DUF814 domain-containing protein gives MDITSIRSVLHYLTKNILPTKFETAQQPDPNTIQLCLRGVDSQTWLEVSWNGDSPRILKINRPEKIGRESTLSKQIRYGLKYMALISIDQDDFERVIKFGFAKKPGDKISKFLVFELMGKHSNIFYLDNKDKIIAVGKQIKSSQSSFRTISTGSIYSGPPVNLKKQPREDESYQSWKESISVVPESLKYCLINTYQGVSPILTKQLELVSNTKDLEIMGKNIDIISDSDLKEIFKNWKIWINRFKNNNFNFSIFDNDFYCVWFFDKEINCENKIDLCTGLENYYDYHLNQKKIELLGKKIEGIIFKQTNNEKKNLNIQYDLLKKSENYEVYKEKADNIFSSNEINKRDINKAQKLYKKSKKLKRSRELIKERLSIYKTNIERLDEFNTLLENLNSLNHEKLFMRIKLLEEIMEELCNEFNINIKRQREDKKSISEIQSLPIQVDTPTGLKLQVGRNMRQNDLISFKFSKKGDLWFHAQESPGSHVVLKSSSQVASEQDLQIAADLAALFSKAKRNIKVPINLVKIKDLQKIKKGGQGCVSFKNGEIIWGNPTRGEDYIKKNLKTVN, from the coding sequence ATGGATATTACATCTATTAGATCTGTCTTGCATTATTTAACAAAAAACATCTTACCTACAAAGTTTGAAACTGCCCAACAACCAGACCCTAATACAATTCAATTATGTTTAAGAGGAGTTGATTCTCAAACATGGTTAGAAGTTTCATGGAATGGAGACTCTCCTAGAATACTAAAGATAAATAGGCCAGAAAAGATTGGGAGAGAAAGCACTCTTTCTAAACAAATAAGATACGGATTAAAGTATATGGCTTTAATTTCGATTGATCAAGATGATTTCGAGAGAGTTATAAAATTTGGTTTTGCAAAAAAACCTGGAGATAAAATCAGTAAGTTTTTAGTTTTCGAGTTAATGGGAAAACATAGTAATATTTTTTATTTGGATAATAAAGATAAAATAATTGCAGTTGGTAAACAAATTAAATCAAGTCAATCAAGTTTTAGAACAATTTCAACAGGATCGATTTATTCTGGCCCTCCGGTTAATCTTAAAAAACAACCTCGAGAAGATGAGTCTTATCAATCATGGAAAGAGTCAATTTCTGTAGTGCCCGAGTCTTTGAAATACTGTTTAATAAACACCTATCAAGGAGTAAGTCCTATCCTTACAAAACAATTAGAACTAGTAAGTAATACTAAAGATTTGGAAATAATGGGAAAAAATATCGATATCATTAGCGATTCAGACTTAAAGGAGATATTTAAAAATTGGAAGATTTGGATAAATAGGTTTAAAAACAATAATTTTAACTTTTCCATATTTGATAACGATTTTTATTGCGTTTGGTTTTTTGATAAAGAAATTAATTGCGAAAATAAAATTGATTTATGCACCGGTTTAGAGAACTATTATGATTATCATCTGAATCAAAAAAAAATTGAATTGTTGGGAAAGAAAATTGAAGGGATAATTTTTAAACAGACCAATAATGAGAAAAAGAATTTAAATATTCAATATGATCTTCTGAAAAAATCTGAAAACTACGAGGTATATAAAGAAAAAGCTGACAATATATTCAGTTCAAATGAAATTAATAAAAGAGATATTAATAAAGCACAAAAACTATATAAAAAGTCAAAAAAACTCAAGAGATCTAGAGAGTTGATAAAAGAAAGATTAAGTATTTACAAAACAAATATAGAAAGATTAGATGAATTCAATACACTTCTAGAAAATCTAAATTCTTTAAATCATGAAAAACTTTTTATGCGAATCAAACTTTTAGAAGAAATTATGGAAGAACTATGTAACGAGTTTAATATCAATATCAAGAGGCAAAGAGAAGACAAGAAAAGTATATCTGAGATACAATCTCTTCCCATTCAAGTTGACACTCCCACAGGATTGAAGCTTCAGGTAGGGAGGAATATGAGGCAAAATGATTTAATAAGCTTTAAGTTTTCAAAAAAAGGTGATCTATGGTTTCATGCACAGGAATCACCAGGTAGTCATGTAGTTTTAAAATCTTCATCTCAAGTAGCATCTGAACAAGATCTTCAAATAGCTGCAGATCTAGCTGCTTTATTTAGTAAAGCAAAAAGAAACATTAAAGTTCCAATTAATTTAGTAAAGATTAAAGACTTGCAAAAAATCAAGAAAGGAGGACAGGGGTGCGTTTCCTTTAAAAATGGAGAAATTATTTGGGGAAATCCTACAAGAGGAGAAGATTACATTAAAAAAAATCTTAAAACAGTAAATTAG
- the gmk gene encoding guanylate kinase, whose product MKNQKKLIILTGPSGVGKGTVVKEILGKEKNFWLSISATTREPREGEKDGENYYFLNQKNFKEMIEQNLFLEWAQFAGNYYGTPLSSVNEKIKEGFTVLLEIEVEGARQIKNKFPNSVSIFLLPPDKEELERRIRNRGTEKEEAIKKRLSRANYEISVSNQFDFALTNHNVDETAKKIIKLIKT is encoded by the coding sequence ATGAAAAATCAAAAAAAACTCATTATTCTTACTGGTCCAAGCGGGGTGGGTAAAGGAACAGTTGTTAAAGAAATATTAGGTAAAGAAAAAAATTTTTGGCTTTCAATATCTGCAACTACTAGAGAACCTAGAGAGGGAGAGAAGGACGGAGAAAATTACTACTTTTTAAATCAAAAAAATTTTAAAGAAATGATTGAACAAAACCTGTTCCTTGAATGGGCTCAATTCGCTGGGAATTACTATGGCACACCTTTGTCTTCTGTTAATGAGAAAATAAAGGAGGGATTTACCGTACTACTTGAAATTGAAGTAGAGGGTGCAAGGCAAATAAAAAATAAGTTCCCTAATTCAGTTTCAATATTTTTACTTCCTCCTGATAAAGAAGAGTTAGAGAGGAGAATAAGGAATAGAGGTACAGAAAAAGAAGAAGCAATTAAAAAAAGACTCTCAAGGGCTAATTATGAGATCTCAGTATCAAATCAATTTGATTTTGCATTAACAAATCATAATGTTGATGAAACAGCAAAAAAAATAATCAAGTTAATAAAAACTTGA
- the psaJ gene encoding photosystem I reaction center subunit IX: MFKILNTKFVRSAPVVAAIWLSLTAGIIIEFNRFFPDLLFHPMS, from the coding sequence ATGTTCAAAATTCTAAACACAAAATTTGTAAGATCTGCCCCAGTAGTAGCAGCAATTTGGCTAAGCCTTACAGCTGGAATAATTATTGAATTTAATAGGTTTTTCCCAGATTTATTATTCCATCCAATGAGCTGA
- a CDS encoding Photosystem I reaction center subunit III — protein MKFFFSIITSVFLFLGITPTALAANGPALNADRASTEYTASALTKCSENPKFIERANSATTQKDIARFERYGKASCGDDGLPHLIIGPPLEPWGALLNRGHEGDLLIPGVLFIYIAGIIGWSGREYLIESKKTKNPADLEIIIDLDLARKCLVKGAQWPLLANKQGRNGDLREKDKNITLNGPR, from the coding sequence ATGAAATTCTTTTTTTCAATCATAACCTCAGTTTTTCTGTTTCTAGGAATCACTCCAACTGCTCTAGCTGCTAATGGGCCTGCCTTAAATGCAGACAGAGCTAGTACAGAATATACTGCTTCAGCCCTTACAAAATGCTCTGAGAATCCTAAATTCATTGAGAGAGCAAATTCAGCAACTACTCAAAAAGACATCGCAAGATTTGAAAGATATGGGAAAGCATCATGCGGAGATGACGGTCTTCCACATTTAATAATTGGACCTCCTCTTGAGCCATGGGGAGCCCTATTAAATAGAGGTCATGAAGGAGATTTACTTATTCCCGGAGTATTATTTATTTACATTGCTGGTATTATTGGCTGGTCAGGAAGAGAGTATCTAATTGAATCAAAAAAGACCAAGAATCCGGCCGATCTTGAGATCATTATTGACCTAGACTTAGCTAGAAAATGTCTTGTAAAAGGAGCACAATGGCCTCTTCTTGCTAATAAACAAGGTAGAAATGGAGATTTAAGAGAGAAAGATAAGAATATTACACTTAATGGTCCTCGCTAA
- the tsaD gene encoding tRNA (adenosine(37)-N6)-threonylcarbamoyltransferase complex transferase subunit TsaD, translated as MNKVLAIETSCDETSVSIVSNIGDTFRIHSNIIASQIEDHSKWGGVVPELAARKHLELLPFVLDKALEESKIKIEEIDYIASTVAPGLVGCLRVGSITARSLCMLHSKPFLGIHHLEGHLSSILFSENYPKKSFLTLLVSGGHTELIKVDDRRGMQRLGKSFDDAAGEAFDKVGRLLGLSYPGGPAIEKIAKSGDPMKFNLPKCRISDKKGGFLKYDFSFSGLKTAVLRLVERINLEGKTIPTPDIAASFERVVAEVLVERTIRCAEEHSLDNVVVVGGVAANNTLRKMMISEACKKSIKVHLAPLNLCTDNAAMIGAAALFRINLKDHFSSLKLGVAGRLSIEQANTLYEENPPF; from the coding sequence ATGAATAAAGTTTTAGCTATTGAAACAAGTTGTGATGAGACATCTGTCTCAATAGTCTCTAATATTGGCGATACTTTCAGAATACATTCAAATATAATCGCATCTCAAATTGAAGATCATTCAAAATGGGGAGGAGTTGTTCCTGAACTTGCAGCTAGAAAGCACTTAGAGTTATTACCTTTTGTATTAGATAAGGCTTTAGAAGAATCAAAAATTAAAATTGAGGAAATTGATTATATTGCATCAACTGTAGCTCCTGGATTAGTTGGTTGTTTACGAGTTGGCTCCATAACTGCAAGATCACTTTGCATGTTACATTCAAAGCCATTTTTAGGAATTCATCATTTGGAAGGGCATTTATCTTCAATTCTTTTTTCAGAAAATTATCCAAAGAAATCTTTTCTCACATTACTTGTTAGCGGTGGACATACTGAATTGATAAAGGTTGATGATAGAAGGGGAATGCAGAGACTTGGGAAAAGTTTTGATGATGCTGCTGGAGAAGCCTTTGATAAAGTTGGAAGATTATTAGGCCTGAGTTATCCAGGAGGACCGGCAATTGAAAAGATTGCTAAAAGTGGTGATCCAATGAAATTTAATTTACCAAAATGTAGGATTTCTGATAAAAAAGGTGGATTTCTTAAATATGATTTCTCTTTTAGTGGTCTAAAAACTGCCGTACTTAGATTAGTTGAGAGGATAAATTTGGAAGGGAAGACCATTCCCACTCCTGATATTGCTGCAAGTTTTGAGAGAGTAGTGGCAGAAGTCTTGGTAGAAAGAACAATAAGATGTGCAGAAGAACATAGCTTGGATAATGTTGTTGTAGTTGGAGGAGTGGCTGCTAATAATACATTAAGAAAAATGATGATTAGTGAAGCTTGTAAAAAATCTATTAAAGTTCATTTAGCTCCCCTTAATCTTTGTACAGATAATGCTGCAATGATTGGAGCGGCGGCGTTGTTCAGGATTAACTTAAAGGATCATTTTAGTTCCCTTAAGTTAGGTGTTGCAGGAAGACTATCAATTGAACAAGCAAATACCCTTTATGAAGAAAACCCTCCCTTTTAA
- a CDS encoding high light inducible protein — translation MKKQPKIEIKETKNFVDKKELNLWKRGFTPQAEIWNGRMATVGIGVIFIIIALLSQFS, via the coding sequence ATGAAGAAGCAACCTAAAATCGAGATAAAAGAGACAAAAAACTTCGTTGATAAAAAGGAACTGAATTTGTGGAAAAGAGGTTTTACCCCTCAAGCTGAAATATGGAATGGAAGGATGGCAACCGTTGGTATAGGGGTTATTTTTATAATTATTGCTTTATTAAGCCAATTTTCTTAA
- a CDS encoding cation:proton antiporter, whose amino-acid sequence MTPERLGLLWGITVFAGACARLFSSLTGFPSVVILLLSGLLIGRSGLGLVEPLDLGQGLETIVGLLVCLVLFEGGLNLKLPEGNIRNTVLKISLVRLFISLSSGIFIAHWLAGLSWQVAGIYSAIVLATGPTVVSPLVEQIKLASPLSEVLKAEGLLLEPIGAVLALLLLELTLGDLRGINEVFIALMQRLGGGVLIGLSAGWLLSEILKKIKNEASFGIELQVTLGFIFLVYGICEYFLPESGLPASVAAGFIVGKREVIDKERLDNLIGELAQLAITVLFPLLAADVSWGELSPLGWGGIVCVLMLMVIVRPISIGIATMGRELNLKEKIFLAWLAPRGIVTAAVASLFSIRLEQAGILGAGRLQGLVFLTILMTVGIQGLSAKPLSKSLELEQKI is encoded by the coding sequence ATGACGCCTGAAAGGCTTGGATTACTTTGGGGAATAACTGTATTCGCAGGTGCTTGTGCTCGATTATTTTCTTCTTTAACAGGATTTCCTAGTGTTGTTATTTTATTGCTTTCTGGATTACTTATAGGAAGATCAGGTTTAGGACTGGTTGAGCCTTTAGATCTTGGACAAGGTCTTGAAACTATTGTTGGGCTTCTAGTCTGTTTGGTTCTATTTGAAGGGGGACTAAATTTAAAACTGCCTGAGGGGAATATAAGAAATACTGTTTTGAAAATTTCGTTGGTAAGACTTTTTATTTCATTATCATCTGGAATTTTTATTGCTCATTGGCTGGCAGGCCTCTCATGGCAAGTTGCAGGAATATATAGTGCCATCGTTCTTGCTACTGGACCAACAGTTGTCTCTCCATTAGTGGAACAAATAAAATTAGCTTCCCCCCTCTCAGAAGTTTTAAAAGCTGAAGGGTTATTGCTTGAACCAATTGGCGCAGTACTCGCACTATTGCTTTTAGAACTGACTTTAGGAGACCTACGAGGGATTAACGAAGTATTTATAGCGTTAATGCAAAGATTAGGGGGAGGAGTTTTAATCGGATTAAGTGCAGGATGGTTGCTATCAGAAATTTTAAAAAAAATAAAAAATGAAGCCTCATTTGGTATAGAGCTTCAAGTCACCCTTGGATTCATTTTCCTTGTGTATGGAATTTGCGAATATTTTTTGCCGGAATCAGGCTTGCCGGCTTCTGTAGCGGCGGGTTTTATTGTAGGCAAAAGAGAAGTTATAGATAAGGAGAGATTGGATAATCTAATAGGTGAATTAGCTCAATTAGCAATAACAGTTCTGTTCCCTCTTTTGGCTGCTGACGTTTCTTGGGGTGAATTAAGTCCGCTTGGCTGGGGAGGTATTGTTTGCGTTTTAATGTTGATGGTAATTGTTCGCCCTATTTCAATAGGGATAGCAACAATGGGAAGAGAATTGAATTTAAAAGAAAAAATATTTTTAGCCTGGTTAGCACCAAGAGGTATTGTTACTGCAGCGGTAGCATCTCTTTTTTCTATAAGGTTAGAGCAGGCTGGTATCCTTGGGGCTGGCCGTCTCCAAGGTTTAGTTTTTCTTACTATATTAATGACAGTAGGAATTCAAGGTCTCTCAGCCAAACCTTTATCAAAGAGTCTTGAATTAGAACAAAAAATATAA
- a CDS encoding glutamate--tRNA ligase: MEKRLRLAPSPTGLFHIGTARTALFNWLYAKNIGGKFLIRIEDTDFLRSKSEYTKNILEGLKWLGLKWDEEPINQSERISIHKSYIKKLIECGAAYRCFTTENEISELREEQKKKGLPPRHDNRHRSLSKEEIETFISQGRTSVIRFKIDEKIEIKWVDQIRGEIKWQGKDLGGDLVLSRRAKGYEIGDPLYNLAVVVDDNFMNISHVVRGEDHISNTAKQILIYKALNFNLPTFSHTPLILNSDGKKLSKRDCVTSIDEFRELGYLPEALSNYMAFLGWSPKSAEREILSLDEISEIFDLSDINKAGAKFSWEKLNWINSQYIKRMESIELSKIMKKYWDDNGWVPPSQEWAYKLAILLRDSITLLKDSIDQSKPFFLIPTIQKEGQDFLEKDDSKASLKLILNYLTEQNTSKLDKDKAKEIINEISKMHNVKKGILMKSLRVAFFGSLSGPDLIQSWELFSESKTDRSRIERCLK; encoded by the coding sequence TTGGAAAAACGATTAAGACTCGCCCCTAGTCCGACGGGTTTATTTCATATTGGAACAGCTCGAACAGCCTTATTTAACTGGTTGTATGCAAAAAATATAGGCGGAAAGTTTCTCATCAGGATAGAAGATACGGATTTTCTTCGATCTAAATCTGAATATACAAAAAATATTTTAGAGGGATTGAAATGGCTTGGACTTAAATGGGATGAAGAACCTATAAATCAAAGTGAACGAATTTCGATTCACAAAAGTTACATCAAAAAGCTAATTGAATGTGGAGCTGCATATAGGTGCTTTACAACTGAAAATGAAATTTCTGAATTAAGAGAAGAACAAAAAAAGAAAGGATTACCTCCAAGGCATGACAATAGACACAGAAGTCTTTCAAAAGAAGAAATAGAAACATTCATATCCCAAGGGAGGACTTCAGTAATAAGGTTTAAGATTGATGAAAAAATTGAAATTAAATGGGTAGACCAAATAAGAGGCGAAATCAAATGGCAAGGGAAAGACTTGGGTGGTGATTTAGTTTTGTCAAGAAGGGCAAAGGGATATGAGATTGGAGATCCTTTATATAATCTTGCAGTTGTAGTGGACGATAATTTCATGAATATTTCTCATGTTGTAAGGGGTGAAGATCATATCTCGAACACTGCAAAACAAATATTAATTTATAAAGCATTAAATTTTAATTTGCCGACTTTTTCACATACACCCCTAATACTGAATAGTGACGGTAAAAAATTATCTAAAAGAGATTGCGTTACTTCAATTGACGAATTTAGAGAGTTGGGATATTTACCTGAGGCCTTATCAAATTATATGGCCTTTTTAGGTTGGTCTCCAAAATCTGCCGAGAGAGAGATACTTTCACTTGATGAGATATCTGAAATTTTTGACTTATCAGACATAAATAAAGCTGGAGCTAAATTTAGTTGGGAAAAACTCAACTGGATTAATTCTCAATATATAAAAAGAATGGAATCAATAGAGTTAAGTAAGATCATGAAGAAATACTGGGATGATAATGGTTGGGTACCGCCGTCTCAAGAATGGGCTTATAAATTAGCAATTTTGCTTAGAGACTCTATTACTCTTTTGAAAGATTCCATTGATCAATCAAAACCCTTTTTCTTAATACCTACGATTCAAAAAGAAGGCCAAGATTTTTTGGAAAAAGATGATAGCAAAGCATCTCTAAAACTAATCTTAAATTATTTAACTGAGCAAAACACTTCAAAACTAGATAAAGATAAAGCCAAAGAAATAATAAACGAAATCTCTAAAATGCATAATGTTAAAAAAGGGATATTAATGAAATCATTGAGAGTAGCCTTTTTTGGATCTCTCAGTGGACCAGATTTAATACAAAGTTGGGAGCTTTTCTCTGAGAGTAAAACTGATAGATCTCGAATTGAAAGATGTCTTAAATAA
- the rplS gene encoding 50S ribosomal protein L19: MAKEKLEIELETGSKADGSIDVSVEQQGGDLVSETTKTLSVSNLIEEFENEQLKKELPEIYVGDTVKVGVKITEGNKERVQPYEGVVIAKRHGGINQTITVRRIFQGIGVERVFMLHSPQVASLKVERRGKVRRAKLFYLRDRVGKATRVKQRFDR, translated from the coding sequence ATGGCCAAAGAGAAACTAGAAATTGAATTAGAAACCGGTAGTAAAGCTGACGGATCAATTGATGTGTCAGTCGAACAACAAGGGGGGGACTTGGTTTCTGAAACCACTAAAACATTAAGCGTTTCAAACCTTATTGAAGAATTCGAGAATGAGCAATTAAAAAAAGAATTACCTGAGATTTATGTTGGAGACACCGTTAAAGTTGGAGTAAAAATTACAGAGGGCAACAAAGAAAGAGTTCAACCTTACGAGGGAGTTGTCATAGCGAAAAGACATGGGGGTATTAACCAGACAATTACCGTTAGAAGAATTTTCCAAGGCATAGGTGTTGAAAGAGTATTTATGCTACATAGTCCACAAGTTGCCTCTCTAAAAGTTGAACGTAGAGGTAAAGTAAGAAGAGCTAAGTTATTCTATCTAAGGGATAGGGTAGGAAAAGCTACTCGCGTAAAACAACGCTTTGATCGTTAA
- a CDS encoding PepSY domain-containing protein: MKLLSNSRQFHKALAPWIFLPLFISSITGLLYRVSKDLLGYSRDQVHWLMSLHEGEWLGDNGELVYVFLNSLGVLWMLITGFQMFSKTISFTKKVTKGESKG; this comes from the coding sequence ATGAAACTTTTATCTAATTCTAGGCAATTTCATAAGGCTTTGGCACCTTGGATTTTTCTTCCATTATTTATATCTTCAATTACTGGTCTACTTTATAGGGTTTCAAAAGATTTATTAGGTTATTCTAGAGACCAAGTTCATTGGTTAATGTCACTCCATGAGGGCGAATGGCTTGGAGATAATGGAGAATTGGTATATGTATTTTTGAATTCCCTTGGAGTTTTATGGATGCTCATAACAGGATTCCAAATGTTTTCAAAAACAATTTCATTTACCAAAAAGGTTACTAAAGGCGAGTCAAAAGGTTAA
- the map gene encoding type I methionyl aminopeptidase gives MNYFADLLLNKNNSIANDQVPFIQRRRGIEIKSAREINLMKKSSRIVATVLREINNLIEPGMSTKDLDDFAEKRIKSFGAVPSFKGYHGFPSSICSSINNEVVHGIPNKNKIIKNGDLVKIDTGAYLDGFHGDSCITICVGKVSSKAQNLSDVAYEALYAGLSKIKAGNTLLEVAGEIEDIVKKNSFSVVEDYTGHGVGRNLHEEPSVFNFRTKELPNVVLREGMTLAVEPIVNEGTKFCKTLNDKWTVITVDGKLSAQWEHTIVVLKDGIEILTDRDF, from the coding sequence ATGAATTATTTTGCAGATCTTTTATTAAATAAAAATAATTCCATCGCAAATGATCAAGTTCCTTTTATCCAGAGGAGAAGAGGTATCGAAATAAAATCTGCACGTGAAATAAATTTGATGAAAAAATCTAGCAGGATAGTAGCAACAGTTTTGAGAGAAATCAATAATCTAATTGAACCTGGAATGAGCACAAAAGATTTAGATGATTTCGCAGAAAAGAGGATAAAAAGTTTCGGAGCAGTGCCAAGTTTCAAGGGTTATCACGGTTTCCCCTCTAGCATTTGTTCTAGTATTAATAATGAGGTTGTACATGGGATACCAAATAAAAATAAAATAATTAAAAATGGTGACTTAGTTAAAATTGACACAGGAGCATATTTAGATGGATTCCATGGGGATAGTTGCATAACAATATGTGTAGGAAAAGTTAGCTCAAAAGCCCAAAATCTTAGCGATGTGGCTTATGAAGCTTTATATGCGGGACTTTCAAAAATCAAGGCTGGAAATACGCTCCTTGAAGTTGCTGGCGAAATTGAAGATATTGTTAAAAAAAATAGCTTTAGTGTTGTTGAAGATTACACAGGCCATGGAGTTGGAAGAAATCTTCACGAAGAACCCTCCGTATTCAATTTCCGAACCAAAGAATTGCCAAATGTAGTTCTCCGTGAAGGCATGACATTAGCCGTAGAACCTATAGTTAATGAAGGGACTAAATTTTGTAAGACATTAAATGATAAATGGACCGTAATAACTGTAGATGGAAAATTATCTGCGCAATGGGAACATACAATAGTTGTTTTAAAAGATGGGATCGAAATATTGACAGATAGAGATTTTTAG
- a CDS encoding NAD-dependent epimerase/dehydratase family protein encodes MIDSIREGKTVGITGASGTLGKELTKLFRNKGYKVIGFSHRKTDSAVNLESPNEWIKWECGKEYKLTKYLKKIDILILNHGIYNLSRENTNYENSIEINALSNFKFLNLFEDIARKNKSLIRKEIWINTSEAEILPALNPSYEISKSLIGQLVSFKKNLMDKDTKKKLIIKKIILGPFKSELNPIGVMSPKFVSEKIYDLANAKSYLVIISPNPLTYLLFPLKEFLNFLYCKIIYKYKS; translated from the coding sequence ATGATAGATTCAATTAGAGAAGGGAAAACAGTTGGTATTACAGGAGCATCAGGCACGCTAGGAAAGGAACTAACGAAGTTGTTTCGTAATAAGGGATATAAAGTGATTGGATTTTCTCATAGAAAGACTGATTCTGCAGTAAATCTTGAATCTCCTAATGAATGGATTAAATGGGAATGTGGGAAAGAATATAAATTAACTAAGTATTTAAAAAAAATAGATATTTTAATTCTGAACCACGGTATTTACAATCTGAGTAGAGAAAATACCAATTACGAAAATTCAATCGAAATAAATGCATTAAGCAACTTTAAATTTTTGAATTTATTTGAAGACATTGCCCGAAAAAATAAGTCATTAATAAGAAAGGAGATTTGGATCAACACATCTGAAGCAGAAATATTGCCAGCCCTCAACCCATCATATGAGATAAGTAAATCCCTTATTGGACAATTAGTTTCATTCAAAAAAAATCTTATGGACAAAGATACTAAGAAAAAATTAATTATTAAAAAAATCATCTTAGGTCCCTTCAAGTCAGAACTTAATCCAATTGGAGTTATGAGTCCCAAATTTGTATCTGAAAAAATTTATGATTTAGCTAATGCAAAAAGTTACCTAGTAATAATTAGTCCAAACCCTTTAACATACTTACTTTTCCCACTAAAAGAATTTCTTAATTTTTTGTATTGTAAAATTATCTACAAATACAAATCTTAA
- a CDS encoding phosphotransacetylase family protein, whose amino-acid sequence MSDILLIGSCEPFSGKSALVLGIAKRLLQEKKQVRIGKPLATCIELTNLPSMSYEGLIDDDVKFIGSTLNIEEDNLISSVGLLDNISAEKRISNKDLLPGKGFDQIERLVNDDFKGLNILEAAGSLHEGMIYGLSLPQLAECLDAKVLIVNLWEDCKSVDALLDAKKQLGDHLAGVVLNAVLPQEVEKVKNEIIPSLRDMNIEVFGVMPKSPLLRSVTVGELVRRLNAKVICCPEKDQLLVETLSIGAMGVNSAMEFFRRRRNMAVVTGADRTDIQLAALEASTQCLILTGLGEPLSQLIHRAEELEVPILKVELDTLASVEIIEEAFGHVRIHESIKASYAIQLVQENVNLKGILEKIEFPCNFSDKC is encoded by the coding sequence ATGAGTGATATATTGTTAATTGGTTCATGTGAGCCATTTAGTGGTAAGTCTGCATTGGTTCTTGGGATAGCAAAAAGACTTTTACAAGAAAAAAAACAAGTACGTATAGGTAAACCTTTAGCAACATGTATTGAACTTACTAACCTGCCTTCAATGTCCTATGAAGGCTTAATAGATGATGATGTTAAGTTTATTGGATCCACATTGAATATCGAAGAGGATAATTTAATTTCCTCAGTAGGATTGTTGGATAATATATCAGCAGAAAAAAGAATTTCAAATAAAGACTTACTTCCAGGGAAAGGGTTTGATCAAATTGAGCGTTTAGTTAATGATGATTTTAAAGGATTAAATATTCTTGAAGCAGCTGGCAGTCTTCATGAAGGGATGATTTATGGCTTAAGTCTTCCACAACTTGCTGAGTGTTTAGATGCAAAAGTCTTAATTGTGAATTTGTGGGAAGATTGTAAAAGTGTTGATGCATTACTTGATGCGAAAAAACAATTAGGAGACCATTTGGCTGGAGTAGTATTGAATGCAGTTTTGCCTCAAGAAGTCGAAAAAGTAAAGAATGAAATAATACCCTCTCTAAGAGACATGAATATTGAAGTATTTGGAGTAATGCCTAAATCACCACTGCTAAGAAGTGTCACCGTTGGTGAACTTGTAAGAAGACTAAACGCCAAAGTAATTTGTTGTCCTGAAAAAGATCAATTACTTGTTGAGACATTAAGTATTGGTGCAATGGGTGTGAATTCTGCAATGGAATTTTTCAGAAGAAGACGAAATATGGCTGTAGTTACTGGAGCTGATAGAACTGATATTCAACTTGCGGCTTTGGAAGCTTCGACTCAATGTCTTATTTTAACTGGTTTGGGAGAACCTCTATCACAATTGATTCATAGAGCAGAAGAATTGGAGGTGCCAATTTTAAAGGTGGAATTAGATACTCTTGCCTCTGTAGAAATTATTGAAGAAGCTTTTGGACATGTCAGAATACATGAATCAATTAAGGCATCTTATGCTATTCAATTAGTTCAGGAAAATGTAAATTTAAAAGGAATTCTCGAAAAGATAGAATTTCCCTGCAATTTTTCAGATAAATGCTAA